In a genomic window of Pedobacter sp. KBS0701:
- a CDS encoding serine protease encodes MNVLKIRKELQLIVLLSGLLLMAFSTSAQEFTDDKKVLSDYQESINALLKKGSTISAPDALMALTSPHQLVDISYAKSPKKPITGHELYTLAKKSTIVVGCSYLCPRCSNAHISESSGYIIDPNGIVVTNYHVALTYADMKDGYKPLAFTIRLANGQVYAVKSILAASKENDLAVIQVETNGEKFPALTLADAAQVGDRIYVLGHPKGMHYFFSEGIVTNKYMEEAGTAEKHFFREMMAISADYATGSSGGPVLDIYGRVVGTVSNTKMFTHSETNPSVQMVIKNTIPVESLWKLLRSGSNH; translated from the coding sequence ATGAATGTATTAAAAATCAGAAAAGAATTGCAGTTGATCGTCTTGCTATCAGGTTTATTATTGATGGCCTTTTCTACCAGTGCACAGGAATTTACCGATGATAAAAAAGTGCTTAGCGACTATCAGGAAAGTATTAACGCCTTATTAAAAAAAGGAAGTACGATTTCCGCACCGGATGCGCTGATGGCCCTAACCTCACCACACCAACTGGTGGATATTAGTTATGCAAAGTCGCCAAAAAAACCAATTACAGGCCACGAACTTTATACACTTGCTAAAAAATCAACTATAGTAGTGGGTTGCTCCTACCTGTGCCCTAGGTGCTCTAATGCACACATCAGTGAATCAAGCGGATATATTATTGATCCCAATGGTATAGTGGTTACCAATTATCATGTAGCACTTACCTATGCAGATATGAAAGATGGTTATAAACCATTGGCTTTTACGATTCGTTTGGCAAACGGACAGGTTTACGCTGTTAAATCTATACTAGCTGCCTCGAAGGAAAATGATCTTGCGGTAATACAGGTGGAAACAAACGGAGAGAAATTTCCAGCACTGACACTGGCTGATGCAGCGCAAGTCGGCGATCGCATTTATGTGCTTGGTCATCCTAAAGGCATGCATTATTTCTTTAGTGAGGGCATTGTAACCAACAAATATATGGAAGAAGCCGGAACAGCAGAAAAACATTTTTTTAGGGAAATGATGGCTATTTCGGCAGATTATGCAACTGGCTCAAGCGGTGGGCCAGTACTTGATATTTACGGACGTGTGGTGGGAACAGTATCCAACACTAAAATGTTTACCCATAGCGAAACGAATCCCAGTGTGCAGATGGTAATCAAAAATACGATACCTGTAGAATCCTTGTGGAAACTGCTTCGATCAGGATCAAATCACTAA
- a CDS encoding GNAT family N-acetyltransferase — translation MEHILDNPIYYALTSGHKHLAKGVETVKYYNEDITAFAGLKNNSQEDLNTLYQISPPESLFVFFVKTPVEIPDQWKLLTHINMFQFIFRDTKIPDSDGAGLTDLDLEHVAEMIDLVELTKPGPFLSKTIELSNYTGIFLDGKLASMAGHRFFPSPYREVSAVCTHPDHLGKGYSFKILQEQIRRILLRNEIPFLHVRNDNEGAIKLYQKLGFEIRTDMIAYVIKKESL, via the coding sequence ATGGAACATATATTGGATAATCCCATTTATTATGCTTTAACTTCTGGCCATAAACACCTGGCGAAAGGTGTAGAAACGGTAAAATATTATAACGAAGATATCACTGCTTTTGCTGGCTTAAAGAATAATTCGCAGGAGGATTTAAATACGCTTTATCAGATCAGTCCTCCTGAAAGCCTGTTTGTTTTTTTCGTAAAAACACCGGTCGAAATTCCGGATCAGTGGAAATTATTGACGCATATTAATATGTTCCAGTTTATTTTTAGAGACACAAAAATTCCTGACTCAGATGGAGCCGGACTTACAGACCTTGATCTTGAACATGTTGCCGAGATGATTGATCTCGTGGAATTGACCAAACCAGGACCTTTCCTGTCTAAAACCATAGAATTGAGCAATTATACCGGCATATTCCTGGATGGAAAACTGGCTTCAATGGCTGGTCACCGCTTTTTCCCCAGCCCCTACCGTGAAGTGAGTGCAGTTTGTACCCATCCTGATCATTTAGGGAAGGGCTATTCCTTTAAGATTCTTCAGGAACAGATCAGGCGTATATTGCTCCGCAACGAAATTCCTTTTCTGCATGTACGCAACGATAATGAAGGCGCGATCAAACTCTATCAGAAACTGGGTTTCGAAATCAGAACCGATATGATTGCTTATGTGATCAAAAAAGAGTCTTTATAG
- a CDS encoding AraC family transcriptional regulator: protein MSNQARRPDILYSCYAHKSSEGEQFIPNHSVGLVIAGTSEIFIGGEKFVFSDGNFRFFRRNQLARYTKYPPADGEFKSISINIDQEILHSISNEYDLHIEKPNHDLKGLALEPNSLLKNYIDSIWPYLAGNNGFNKALVDLKVKEVVMILLQTNPMLKDVLFDFSEPGKIDLEAYMNANYKFNVDISRFAYLTGRSLATFKRDFEKIFNLSPNRWLQKKRLNDAYYLITEKGWKSSDVYLEVGFKDLSHFSFAFKKAYGRSPSHIGN from the coding sequence ATGTCAAATCAAGCCAGACGTCCAGATATCCTGTATTCCTGCTATGCGCATAAAAGTAGCGAGGGCGAACAGTTTATCCCCAATCATTCGGTAGGATTAGTTATTGCAGGTACTTCTGAGATTTTTATCGGTGGAGAGAAATTTGTATTTTCTGATGGCAATTTTAGATTTTTCAGGCGTAATCAACTGGCCAGGTATACTAAATATCCACCTGCAGACGGGGAATTTAAATCCATCAGCATCAATATTGATCAGGAGATTTTGCACAGCATTAGCAACGAATATGATTTGCATATAGAAAAGCCTAATCATGATCTTAAAGGTCTAGCACTCGAGCCTAATAGCTTGCTGAAGAATTATATCGATTCGATATGGCCGTATTTGGCCGGAAATAATGGGTTTAACAAGGCTTTAGTTGACTTAAAGGTTAAGGAAGTGGTCATGATCTTATTGCAGACCAATCCGATGCTGAAAGATGTGCTTTTTGATTTCTCTGAACCTGGGAAAATTGACCTGGAAGCATACATGAATGCCAATTACAAATTCAACGTTGATATTAGTCGCTTTGCTTATTTAACGGGAAGAAGTTTAGCCACATTTAAAAGAGACTTTGAAAAGATTTTTAATCTTTCGCCCAATCGCTGGCTGCAGAAAAAGCGTTTAAATGATGCCTATTATCTGATTACTGAGAAGGGCTGGAAATCGTCGGATGTTTATCTTGAGGTTGGTTTTAAAGATTTATCGCATTTCTCTTTTGCATTTAAAAAGGCTTATGGCAGGTCTCCATCGCATATTGGTAATTAA
- a CDS encoding alpha/beta fold hydrolase: MEAYQKAGHEQINGIKMYYEIYGDGEIPLVLIHGGGSTIQSTFGRFIPYLAKCGKVVAVELQAHGRTSDRDQPESFEQDAKDVTTLLNQLQIAKANFLGFSNGGTTTLHIAAHYPDVVNKIIVISANYQREGLTDGFYNGFGDATIDHMPEPLKTAFLAVNPDQKALQTMFEKDKQRMLDFVDLSDDDLRGITSDTLLMVADKDVIKPEHVVKMSRLIANAQLVILPGMHGAMIGENLNPDVSDKTIAITAHLVETFLNQ; this comes from the coding sequence ATGGAAGCTTATCAAAAAGCCGGACACGAGCAGATAAATGGCATTAAGATGTACTACGAAATTTACGGTGATGGAGAAATCCCCCTGGTGCTGATCCATGGCGGCGGCTCCACCATTCAATCAACATTCGGCAGATTTATTCCTTATCTGGCCAAATGCGGCAAGGTAGTAGCAGTTGAACTTCAGGCCCATGGAAGAACCAGCGACCGGGACCAGCCAGAATCTTTTGAGCAGGACGCAAAAGATGTGACCACTTTATTAAATCAACTCCAAATAGCAAAGGCCAATTTTTTAGGCTTTAGTAATGGTGGCACTACCACGCTGCATATTGCTGCCCATTATCCCGATGTAGTAAATAAAATCATCGTGATTTCTGCAAATTACCAACGGGAAGGTTTAACTGATGGCTTTTATAATGGCTTTGGAGATGCCACTATCGACCACATGCCTGAACCACTAAAAACAGCTTTCCTAGCCGTAAATCCAGATCAAAAGGCACTGCAAACCATGTTTGAGAAAGACAAACAACGCATGCTCGATTTTGTCGACCTCAGCGATGATGATCTGAGGGGAATTACCTCCGATACACTTTTAATGGTGGCAGATAAGGATGTGATCAAGCCAGAACATGTGGTTAAAATGTCGAGATTGATTGCAAATGCGCAGCTGGTTATTTTACCGGGTATGCATGGCGCTATGATCGGTGAAAACCTGAATCCGGATGTAAGCGACAAAACGATAGCGATTACGGCGCATTTGGTAGAGACTTTTTTGAATCAATAA
- a CDS encoding RagB/SusD family nutrient uptake outer membrane protein has translation MKYLLTLLACLLLLSSCSKFLEEYSTDQKYLETTDDLNKVMIGEAFMNNVYSLSIYNPATMGSISSETDLSTPWLHVMDDDSEAFVLGAADRDQATPLYMLSGFHNWGQNPTVNILGFSWTDVMWKKIYKRIGAINALIFQASEIAAKNQADANLQHLRGEAYFLRAYYYFLLQNIYGSPYRKATASTDEGVPLKISEKVEDIYFKRNNNETVYKQIEADLNQAADYLQGYNPTNKIRVGIAAVKCLQSRIYLFTEQYDKVLQVTNGYENMGYSIIDLKRYVANSNFTYRSSTETIFTMGTNAVPAVFLNDSLSSYAPVNRLASGFKASDDLIQNFSTNDLRLNAFFMLSAKSKAFLPAKWRTWRTYNDPEQVSCIFSFRLPEMLLNRAEAQAILGADGEAWSEIQKLQAMRFSNNSGSQQPASNLTLVEFIRNERRRELCFEGHRWFDLRRYAVNSKYPLGTDFKIKHPTYNYDAQSNSYTRAGYYVLNSIAQDQASWQVPIPNYAIEFNRGLLTNPIRSVRNIQP, from the coding sequence ATGAAATATCTTTTAACCCTTTTAGCTTGCCTTTTGCTGCTGAGCTCCTGCAGCAAGTTTTTGGAAGAATATTCTACAGATCAAAAATACCTGGAAACCACCGACGACCTGAATAAGGTGATGATTGGTGAGGCCTTTATGAATAATGTATATAGTTTATCGATCTATAATCCGGCAACCATGGGAAGCATCTCTTCAGAGACTGACCTTTCTACACCATGGCTCCATGTGATGGATGATGACAGTGAAGCATTTGTGCTTGGCGCTGCTGACAGAGATCAGGCTACTCCGCTTTACATGCTTTCTGGATTTCACAACTGGGGACAAAATCCTACAGTCAACATTTTGGGCTTCTCCTGGACTGATGTGATGTGGAAAAAAATTTACAAACGCATTGGTGCCATCAATGCATTAATTTTTCAGGCTTCAGAAATTGCAGCAAAAAACCAGGCAGATGCAAACCTGCAGCATTTACGTGGTGAAGCCTATTTTCTTCGGGCCTATTATTATTTCTTACTGCAAAATATTTATGGTTCTCCTTACCGTAAAGCAACCGCTTCAACAGATGAAGGTGTACCGTTGAAGATTTCGGAAAAAGTAGAAGATATCTATTTCAAAAGAAACAATAACGAAACCGTTTATAAACAAATTGAGGCAGATCTTAATCAAGCCGCAGACTACCTTCAAGGCTATAATCCCACTAATAAAATTAGGGTAGGTATTGCGGCTGTTAAATGTTTGCAAAGCCGGATATATCTATTTACCGAACAATATGATAAAGTATTACAGGTGACTAACGGATATGAAAATATGGGTTACAGCATTATTGATTTAAAGCGTTATGTAGCTAACAGTAATTTTACTTACCGCAGCTCTACAGAAACCATATTTACCATGGGGACAAATGCTGTGCCGGCAGTTTTCCTTAATGATTCATTGTCATCTTATGCTCCTGTCAACCGTCTTGCTTCTGGTTTTAAGGCTTCTGATGATCTGATACAGAATTTTAGTACTAATGATCTGCGCTTAAATGCCTTTTTTATGCTATCGGCAAAAAGCAAAGCTTTTCTTCCGGCTAAATGGCGTACCTGGCGAACTTATAATGACCCCGAGCAGGTATCTTGTATTTTTTCTTTCCGTTTGCCAGAAATGCTGCTCAACCGCGCAGAAGCGCAAGCTATCCTTGGTGCTGATGGTGAAGCCTGGAGTGAAATTCAGAAATTGCAGGCGATGCGCTTTAGCAATAATTCAGGCAGTCAGCAACCGGCATCCAATCTGACCCTGGTTGAGTTTATCCGGAATGAACGTAGACGAGAGTTGTGTTTTGAAGGCCATCGCTGGTTCGACCTGAGGAGGTATGCGGTGAATTCTAAATATCCACTGGGTACAGATTTTAAGATCAAACACCCTACTTACAATTATGATGCGCAAAGTAATAGTTATACCCGCGCCGGATATTATGTGTTAAATTCTATTGCTCAAGATCAAGCCAGCTGGCAGGTACCCATCCCTAATTATGCCATAGAATTTAATAGGGGATTATTAACTAACCCAATTCGCAGTGTACGTAATATTCAACCTTAA
- a CDS encoding TlpA disulfide reductase family protein, giving the protein MKKTLFFSMMLTISASTWAQTAIIKGKFHKLLPNGKETQEVLFSKPEEGEIQVILPMVKSRQDQIFRGEVKKEDLNAIRYVGLYDEQYAVYLKAGDELNIDAGDGQIVYSGTVNKENQVFADWYKMIKPLRTYGYTKDGYRLPSAGYLKVIDSLKAPVQQFIKNINTGNAAFDKQAKYFLTYSYKYDVIIPTASGLNIGKQAEYPESLVKFYNDEKWADGNIWTLPMGYHYMLYHAFVKHIIYDGKQGMAVDMLIPEITDKELKAKLILAQAERGATANLVKFLERNEPYMVTKQQKEKIKILLNRARLQEPGGESIDFAYPDANGKIHRLTDNLGKVVLLDLWATWCVPCLKEQPALEELEKSFEGKNIVFISLSIDTDQAKWQKMVDEKKLSGLQLFTNNKGSMIGDYEVTEIPRFILIDQNGKMVNFQAPRPSDPKLKALIESTLNNNQTSKSK; this is encoded by the coding sequence ATGAAAAAAACACTATTTTTTTCCATGATGCTGACCATATCGGCATCCACGTGGGCACAAACTGCGATTATCAAAGGAAAGTTTCATAAACTTTTACCAAATGGCAAAGAAACTCAGGAGGTCTTATTTTCCAAACCCGAAGAAGGTGAAATCCAGGTCATTTTACCGATGGTAAAAAGTAGACAAGATCAAATCTTCCGTGGAGAGGTGAAGAAAGAAGATCTTAATGCAATCCGATATGTAGGTCTATATGACGAACAATATGCGGTATATCTGAAAGCCGGTGACGAGTTGAATATAGATGCCGGTGATGGACAAATCGTTTATTCGGGCACAGTCAACAAAGAAAACCAGGTATTTGCCGATTGGTATAAAATGATTAAGCCATTAAGAACTTACGGTTACACCAAAGATGGCTATCGGTTACCTTCTGCCGGTTATCTTAAAGTTATCGACTCATTGAAAGCACCCGTTCAGCAATTTATTAAAAACATCAATACCGGAAATGCGGCTTTTGATAAACAAGCTAAATATTTCTTAACCTATAGCTACAAATATGACGTGATTATTCCTACCGCTTCTGGTTTAAACATTGGAAAGCAAGCGGAATACCCTGAGAGCCTTGTAAAATTTTATAATGATGAGAAATGGGCAGATGGTAATATCTGGACACTTCCTATGGGTTATCATTATATGCTTTACCATGCCTTTGTAAAACATATTATTTATGATGGTAAACAAGGAATGGCTGTAGATATGCTCATCCCAGAGATAACAGACAAAGAACTTAAAGCAAAACTTATCCTGGCACAGGCTGAAAGAGGGGCAACGGCAAACCTGGTTAAATTTCTGGAGCGCAATGAACCTTATATGGTAACGAAGCAGCAAAAGGAGAAGATAAAAATATTACTAAATCGTGCACGTTTGCAAGAACCTGGCGGCGAATCGATCGATTTTGCTTATCCTGATGCGAACGGGAAGATCCACCGTTTAACCGACAATCTGGGCAAAGTGGTATTGCTTGATCTGTGGGCCACCTGGTGTGTTCCATGTTTGAAAGAACAGCCGGCATTAGAAGAATTGGAAAAATCATTTGAAGGCAAAAACATTGTCTTTATCAGCCTTTCTATTGATACAGATCAAGCGAAATGGCAAAAAATGGTAGATGAGAAAAAATTATCTGGACTTCAACTGTTTACCAACAATAAAGGATCAATGATTGGCGATTATGAGGTAACAGAAATACCAAGATTCATCCTGATTGACCAAAATGGAAAAATGGTAAATTTCCAGGCACCCCGTCCGTCTGACCCTAAATTGAAAGCGCTAATCGAATCAACTTTAAATAATAACCAAACGTCTAAATCGAAATGA
- a CDS encoding thioredoxin family protein: MKKLIICLTVCLSILSWRPARAQGINFQTITMQEAMNIAGNPANPKLILMDCYTTWCIPCVEMASYEFPKKIAGDYFNPKFVSVKFDMEKGEGKELAKKYNVKAYPTFLILNAQGQEINRVVGKSTAQEFIEKVKVALDPKNTLPGLKTAYDADKQMRTGLPYALALYQNSKDPTPVLDELFENAQDFERFSKDYLELALGTTKFGSPFFKKLMMEKGSIDQALGTEVTNQILFDKVRKDMYGIATETGAKYNVFYTPQEVEDVAYTIGLLKLPPNDAQNHMCRIALFVVNKDLDGMTRYFNRHIANLPTTSPYKGILEGILMTNAAKASPEQKAAIRAYFENKNKSLIKEAKSYQEKIDRTK, translated from the coding sequence ATGAAAAAACTAATTATATGTTTAACAGTTTGTTTAAGCATCCTGAGCTGGCGGCCTGCCCGGGCTCAGGGCATCAATTTTCAAACCATCACAATGCAGGAAGCCATGAATATAGCTGGTAATCCTGCAAATCCCAAACTTATCTTGATGGATTGTTATACTACCTGGTGCATTCCCTGTGTGGAGATGGCTTCTTACGAATTTCCAAAAAAAATTGCCGGAGATTATTTCAACCCCAAATTTGTATCTGTAAAATTTGATATGGAAAAAGGTGAAGGAAAAGAACTTGCAAAAAAATATAATGTAAAGGCTTACCCTACTTTCCTGATATTGAATGCTCAGGGCCAAGAAATTAATCGCGTGGTTGGTAAATCAACCGCACAGGAATTTATTGAAAAGGTAAAAGTTGCACTTGACCCAAAAAATACGCTTCCAGGACTAAAAACCGCTTATGACGCTGATAAACAAATGCGTACGGGTTTGCCTTATGCCCTCGCACTCTATCAGAATTCAAAGGACCCTACACCTGTACTAGATGAATTATTTGAAAATGCCCAAGACTTTGAACGGTTTAGCAAAGATTATTTGGAACTTGCCTTAGGGACAACCAAATTTGGAAGTCCATTTTTCAAAAAGTTGATGATGGAAAAAGGCAGTATCGACCAGGCTTTAGGGACAGAAGTTACCAATCAGATTCTTTTTGATAAAGTACGTAAAGACATGTATGGCATTGCTACTGAAACTGGTGCAAAGTACAATGTATTTTATACTCCTCAGGAAGTAGAAGATGTAGCCTATACCATCGGCTTACTCAAATTACCCCCGAATGATGCTCAAAACCACATGTGCCGCATCGCCCTTTTTGTGGTAAATAAAGACCTGGATGGTATGACCCGATATTTCAATCGCCATATTGCAAATTTACCAACCACATCGCCATATAAGGGCATTTTGGAGGGTATTTTAATGACAAATGCAGCTAAGGCTAGTCCTGAGCAAAAGGCAGCCATTAGAGCTTATTTTGAAAATAAGAATAAATCTTTAATTAAAGAGGCTAAGTCTTATCAGGAAAAAATAGACAGAACAAAATAA
- a CDS encoding CDGSH iron-sulfur domain-containing protein, producing the protein MSKTKLTINNNGSVKIEGDFEIVDRNGNVYGLQGREVLSICRCGLSKNKPFCDGAHNGHFEHEAIAFDLPPKKV; encoded by the coding sequence ATGTCTAAAACAAAACTTACCATTAACAATAACGGCTCTGTTAAAATTGAGGGCGATTTCGAAATTGTAGATAGAAACGGAAACGTTTATGGCTTACAGGGCAGAGAAGTACTTTCGATCTGCCGTTGCGGTTTATCTAAAAATAAACCTTTTTGCGATGGCGCACACAATGGCCATTTTGAGCATGAGGCCATTGCATTCGATCTTCCTCCTAAAAAAGTTTAA